One Drechmeria coniospora strain ARSEF 6962 chromosome 01, whole genome shotgun sequence genomic region harbors:
- a CDS encoding acid phosphatase, whose product MTAQGSRGGGAVYKLPMLTCVLAAISVGWNTYAKLDKACVLYGTSATALTQRVCSTSSVTYPTSRTWYHSVALGNLSAATTYHYRIDSSNTTTQRFLSPRTAGDKTPFAMNAIIDLGVYGKDGYTIAMDASKRDTIPGIPPSLNHTTIARLARTAGDYEFIIHPGDLAYADNWILNIGNLFDGANAFQAILEQFYGQLAPVSGRKPYMASPGNHEAACQEIPNLTGLCPEGQKNFTDFMNRFGGVMPTAFPSTSESVIGRILANKARMLAKPPFWYSFEYGMVHVTMINTETDFANAPDQPGGAAGLNGGPFGLPGQQLAFLEADLASVDRTVTPWLVVAGHRPWYTTGGDGGGCRPCQEAFEGLLYKYGVDLAVFGHIHNSQRFMPVLNGKADPAGMNNPKAPMYIVAGGAGNIEGLSAVVSRPQFTAFAYAKDFSYATIRFLDANRLQVDFTRSSTGELLDRSTLYKSHSERFVKQ is encoded by the coding sequence ATGACGGCGCAGGGGTCAAGGGGTGGCGGTGCCGTATACAAGCTTCCCATGCTCACGTGTGTGCTCGCAGCCATCTCTGTTGGATGGAACACGTACGCCAAACTCGACAAGGCATGTGTCCTGTACGGCACTTCGGCCACGGCCCTCACCCAGAGGGtctgctcgacgagctcggtcACGTACCCGACGTCGCGCACGTGGTACCACTCggtcgccctcggcaacctgtcggcggcgacgacgtaccACTACCGGATCGACTCGTCCaacacgacgacgcagcgCTTCCTGAGCCCCCGCACGGCCGGCGACAAGACGCCCTTTGCCATGAACGCCAtcatcgacctcggcgtctACGGCAAGGATGGCTACACCATCGCCATGGACGCGTCCAAGCGTGACACCATCCCCGGCATCCCACCCTCGCTCAACCACACGACGATCGCGCGGCTCGCCCGGACGGCCGGCGACTACGAGTTCATCATCCACCCGGGCGATCTCGCCTACGCCGACAACTGGATCCTGAACATTGGCAACCTGttcgacggcgccaacgcCTTCCAGGCCATCCTCGAGCAGTTCTACGGCCAGCTGGCGCCCGTCTCGGGCCGCAAGCCGTACATGGCGAGCCCGGGAAACCACGAGGCGGCCTGCCAGGAGATCCCGAACCTCACGGGCCTCTGCCCCGAAGGCCAGAAGAACTTTACCGACTTCATGAACCgcttcggcggcgtcatGCCCACGGCCTTTccctcgacgtcggagaGCGTCATCGGCCGCATCCTCGCCAACAAGGCACGGATGCTGGCGAAGCCGCCGTTCTGGTACTCGTTCGAGTACGGCATGGTGCACGTCACCATGATCAACACCGAGACCGACTTTGCCAACGCGCCCGACCAacccggcggcgccgccggtctCAACGGCGGGCCCTTTGGCTTGCCGGGCCAGCAGCTGGCCTttctcgaggccgacctcGCCTCGGTCGACCGCACCGTCACCCcgtggctcgtcgtcgccggccaccgGCCCTGGTACacgacgggcggcgacggcggcggctgccgCCCCTGCCAGGAGGCGTTCGAGGGCCtcctgtacaagtacggcgtcgacctcgccgtcttcggaCACATCCACAACTCGCAGCGCTTCATGCCCGTCCTCAACGGCAAGGCCGACCCCGCGGGCATGAACAACCCCAAGGCGCCCATGTACATCGTGgctggcggcgccggcaacaTCGAGGGCCTCAGCGCCGTCGTGAGCCGGCCACAGTTCACCGCCTTTGCCTACGCCAAGGACTTTAGCTACGCGACGatccgcttcctcgacgcgaACAGGTTGCAGGTCGACTTcacgaggtcgtcgacgggcgagCTGCTGGACCGCTCGACGCTGTACAAGTCTCACTCGGAACGATTCGTGAAGCAGTGA
- a CDS encoding hypothetical protein (related to aminopeptidase) yields the protein MKFSRASLLAACVPAVSARYIERAEVNSVNLEPGEERFLVETAPGKTQWITEDEKWEMRRNGQNFMDITETRELGTQHFASQASVTYPSKCVHKDAVGKLAHSLDKTQMKANLEKLSGFHTRYFKSDYGLQSSDWILAKVNEMIKEAGADKTVHAKSFPHTWKQHSVIATIPGRGNDTIVIGAHQDSINLWMPSVLAAPGADDDGSGTVTIMDVFRTLLKSKDLVDGQAPNTIEFHWYSAEEGGLLGSQAIFQSYEKSRRKVKAMLQQDMTGYIQTTLDKGLPESVGVIVDYVNPALTKFIKTVIEEYCTIPWVETKCGYACSDHASASKAGFPAAFVIESAFGDSNKHIHTAEDLIKYLSFDHMLQHARMTLGLVYELAFHKFDDTTLQLPGDL from the exons ATGAAATTCTCTCGGGCGTCCCTGCTCGCGGCTTGCGTGcccgccgtctcggcccgCTACATCGAACGGGCCGAGGTAAACAGCGTCAACCTCGAGCCCGGCGAGGAACGGTTcctcgtcgagacggcgccgGGCAAGACGCAATGGATCACCGAGGATGAAAAGTGGGAGATGCGGAGG AATGGCCAGAACTTCATGGACATTACCGAAACGCGCGAGCTCGGCACCCAGCACTTTGCCAGCCAGGCGTCGGTCACGTACCCCAGCAAATGCGTCCAcaaggacgccgtcggcaagctCGCCCATAGTCTCGACAAGACGCAGATGAAGGCCAACCTCGAGAAGCTCTCGGGCTTCCACACTCGCTACTTCAAGTCCGACTACGGCCTGCAGTCGTCCGACTGGATCCTCGCCAAGGTGAACGAGATGATCaaggaggccggcgccgacaagaCGGTCCACGCCAAGTCCTTCCCCCACACGTGGAAGCAGCACTCGGTCATCGCCACCATCCCGGGCCGCGGAAACGacaccatcgtcatcggcgccCACCAGGACTCCATCAACCTCTGGATGCCCTCGGTCCTCGCCGCtcccggcgccgacgacgacggcagcggcaccgTCACCATCATGGACGTCTTCCGCACCCTGCTCAAGTCCaaggacctcgtcgacggccaggccCCCAACACCATCGAGTTTCACTGGTAcagcgccgaggagggcggcttGCTCGGGAGCCAGGCCATCTTCCAGTCGTACGAGAAGAGCAGGCGCAAGGTCAAGGCCATGCTGCAGCAGGACATGACGGGCTACATCCAGACGACGCTGGACAAGGGCCTCCCCGAgagcgtcggcgtcatcgtcgactaTGTCAACCCCGCCCTGACCAAGTTCATCAAGACCGTCATCGAGGAG TACTGCACCATCCCCTGGGTCGAAACAAAGTGCGGCTACGCCTGCTCCGACCACGCGTCCGCCTCCAAGGCCGGCTTCCCCGCCGCCTTTGTCATCGAATCCGCCTTTGGGGACTCGAACAAGCACATTCACACCGCCGAAGACCTCATCAAGTACCTGTCGTTTGACCACATGCTCCAGCACGCTCGCATGACCCTTGGCCTGGTCTACGAGCTGGCCTTTCACAAGTTTGACGACACAACCCTGCAGTTGCCAGGCGATCTCTAG
- a CDS encoding snoRNP assembly factor Naf1, with translation MSGFQIPGLGQAKPNERLPPLAADEQMQDANPPTPDLPPPNPVSAEPTTARVIVGTGDGLESTEGEKATEDAVTTEDAMLVDGTDSTPSLTHALEAAIGGLDEATTTAAPAQEQEATEPTASTELQADVGENPEWEIDSSPYESSSDSSSSDSSDSDSDNEGYEPLGIEETVRLLMQSEGGSDDEGDKAGRSATATQLRTKNEILDEVIPKPDVSITAEMKIEELGVVEFVVENTMLVKAFTPGEYQVLDTGSVLCTAERTVIGAVAETIGKVLQPMYTVRFNTEDEIKELGIEIGTKVFYPPDHASFVFTEPLKNLKGSDASNIHDEEVGDDDMEFSDDEKEAEHKRSLKQKRNRNKAPADGGTRGARGPHPLRQEAVPDGDLNYDDDGPYKPLARPPGYGIGGASGDSIELPPRSGSQRGGRRGDRGDRGNRGGRGGRGSRGRGDLRGGARGGHGQPRDGYSLPPQGYQQQYPPQPQHQPAGGNSWANPSGPSPPAMPNFGFQFPGWPQQGQGMPVPPPPPPPMWPAQGGQAQGQQSGGTFMDPALLAALMSQMQAQSGQRPWGGQPPPSS, from the coding sequence ATGTCAGGCTTTCAGATTCCCGGCCTTGGTCAGGCCAAACCCAACGAAAGGTTACCGCCGCTTGCCGCCGATGAGCAGATGCAAGATGCCAATCCGCCGACACCGGACTTGCCCCCGCCGAACCCAGTGTCTGCTGAACCAACAACGGCGAGGGTAATCGTGGGAACGGGGGACGGACTGGAGTCTACCGAGGGTGAAAAGGCGACCGAGGATGCCGTCACGACAGAGGATgccatgctcgtcgacggaacCGACAGCACTCCGTCATTGACGCACGccctcgaggcggccatcGGCGGACTCGATgaagcgacgacgacggcggcaccggcacagGAACAAGAagcgacggagccgacggcgtcgacggaacTGCAAGCGGACGTGGGAGAAAACCCCGAGTGGGAGATTGACTCGTCGCCGTATGAGTCCTCGTCAGACTCGAGCAGCTCCGACTCGTCCGACTCCGACTCCGACAATGAGGGCTACGAGCCACTCGGCATCGAGGAGACGGTCCGGCTTCTGATGCAGTCCGAGGGCGGGTCCGATGACGAGGGTGACAAGGCAGGccggtcggcgacggcgacgcagcTGCGGACGAAGAATGAGATTCTCGACGAGGTCATCCCGAAACCCGACGTCAGCATCACGGCCGAGATGAAAATCGAAGAGCTGGGCGTGGTGGAGTTCGTCGTGGAAAACACAATGCTCGTCAAGGCCTTCACCCCCGGCGAGTACCAGGTGCTCGACACCGGTTCCGTCCTCTGCACCGCCGAGCGCACCGTCATTGGTGCCGTGGCGGAAACGATTGGCAAAGTCCTGCAGCCCATGTACACGGTGCGCTTCAACACGGAAGACGAGATCAAGGAGCTCGGCATCGAAATCGGCACAAAGGTCTTTTACCCGCCCGACCACGCCTCGTTCGTATTCACCGAGCCGCTCAAGAACCTCAAAGGATCCGACGCCAGCAACATCCACGACGAagaggtcggcgacgatgacatGGAGttttccgacgacgagaaggaaGCCGAGCACAAGCGGTCGCTCAAGCAGAAGCGCAACCGGAACAAGGctccggccgacggcggcacgagGGGCGCCAGGGGGCCCCATCCGCTGCGGCAGGAGGCGGTGCCGGACGGCGACTTGaactacgacgacgacgggccgtaCAAGCCGCTGGCCCGGCCGCCCGGGTATGGAATCGGTGGCGCGTCCGGCGACTCGATCGAACTTCCACCCCGCTCCGGCTCCcaacgcggcggccgacggggcGACAGGGGCGATAGGGGGAACAGGGGAGGTAGGGGAGGTAGGGGGAGCAGAGGAAGAGGCGACCTTCGAGGGGGCGCTCGCGGCGGACACGGCCAGCCGAGGGACGGTTACTCCCTTCCCCCTCAAGGATATCAGCAGCAATACCCCCCACAGCCGCAGCATCAACCTGCCGGCGGGAACTCGTGGGCGAACCCATCCGGGCCCTCGCCCCCGGCGATGCCAAACTTTGGCTTCCAGTTTCCTGGCTGGCCGCAGCAGGGACAAGGCATGCCGgttcctccgcctcctccgcctccgatGTGGCCTGCTCAGGGCGGACAGGCACAAGGCCAGCAGAGCGGCGGCACCTTTATGGATCCCGCTCTTTTGGCGGCGTTGATGAGTCAAATGCAGGCGCAAAGCGGTCAGCGGCCGTGGGGTGGGCAGCCCCCTCCGTCATCCTGA